One part of the Vibrio hyugaensis genome encodes these proteins:
- a CDS encoding MBL fold metallo-hydrolase, which produces MGTSMISCSNVDTEKAPTYPDKFANTELEYKSSLGDMFGIMKAYFTTERLNPTPTIEIPVHAMTANQLLEEQDDVIYRLGHSSVLMKLDGKLVMTDPVFSDRASPVQWAGPKRFHQTPITLEDLPSIDVVVISHDHYDHLDKASIKVLGDKVGTFLVPLKVGQLLVNWGVPKEKVIELDWWESHSVDGIEYTLTPTQHFSGRGLTDRDTTLWGSWVINAQRHKVFFSGDSGYFNGFKEIGEKYGPFDFTMIETGAYNELWSDIHMFPEQSVQAHIDVQGKVMMPIHNSTFDLSMHDWNEPMQRALDISEERGVTLVSPEIGQRLAIAEPQPAKAWWQ; this is translated from the coding sequence ATGGGTACATCAATGATTTCTTGTTCTAATGTTGATACTGAAAAAGCGCCAACATACCCGGACAAATTTGCAAACACAGAGTTGGAATACAAAAGCAGCTTGGGTGACATGTTCGGCATCATGAAAGCCTACTTTACGACTGAGCGCCTCAATCCAACGCCAACGATTGAAATTCCGGTTCATGCAATGACCGCGAATCAACTGCTAGAAGAGCAAGATGACGTTATCTACCGTTTAGGTCACTCAAGCGTATTAATGAAGCTCGATGGCAAACTGGTCATGACTGACCCTGTATTCAGTGATCGCGCGTCTCCTGTGCAATGGGCGGGGCCAAAACGTTTTCACCAAACACCAATCACGCTAGAAGATTTACCAAGTATCGATGTGGTAGTGATCAGCCATGACCATTACGATCACCTAGATAAAGCTTCTATTAAAGTGCTAGGCGATAAAGTGGGCACTTTCTTGGTGCCGTTAAAAGTCGGTCAGTTGCTAGTCAACTGGGGCGTGCCTAAGGAGAAAGTGATCGAGCTAGATTGGTGGGAGTCACATTCTGTCGACGGCATTGAATATACACTGACTCCGACTCAGCATTTCTCTGGTCGAGGTTTGACAGACCGTGATACGACACTGTGGGGCAGTTGGGTTATTAATGCACAGCGACACAAAGTGTTCTTCAGTGGTGACTCTGGTTACTTCAATGGCTTTAAAGAGATTGGTGAAAAGTACGGTCCGTTTGATTTCACTATGATTGAAACCGGCGCATACAATGAACTTTGGTCAGACATTCACATGTTCCCAGAGCAAAGTGTTCAAGCACACATTGATGTGCAGGGCAAAGTAATGATGCCGATTCACAACAGTACGTTTGATCTGTCGATGCACGATTGGAATGAACCGATGCAACGTGCGTTAGACATTAGTGAAGAGCGCGGTGTAACGTTAGTGAGCCCTGAGATTGGTCAACGTTTGGCGATTGCGGAGCCTCAGCCTGCTAAGGCGTGGTGGCAATAA
- a CDS encoding YggL family protein, translating into MKLDKIDNKNRRLRKKLFLGEFAILGFEISCETDINDFDRYDAFVDEFIDYIDGLNLCFGGGGLELFEGFLCSTERYESATEEQKAQVLAWLQARPEVSSAKAGELVDANYL; encoded by the coding sequence ATGAAACTAGATAAAATCGATAACAAAAATCGTCGTCTTCGCAAGAAGCTGTTCCTAGGCGAATTCGCAATCCTAGGTTTTGAGATCAGCTGTGAGACTGACATCAACGACTTTGACCGTTACGATGCATTCGTTGATGAGTTTATCGACTACATTGATGGCCTAAACCTTTGCTTCGGTGGCGGCGGTCTAGAGCTGTTTGAAGGCTTCCTATGTTCAACAGAGCGTTACGAAAGCGCAACTGAAGAACAAAAAGCACAGGTTCTAGCTTGGCTACAAGCTCGCCCAGAAGTAAGCAGCGCAAAAGCTGGCGAACTGGTTGACGCAAACTACCTGTAA
- a CDS encoding TetR/AcrR family transcriptional regulator, protein MNVKRKGRSETKREAILCAAKQAFQEFGVQNTSMDKLSAIAQVSKRTVYNHFPSKEAIVTELLTELWRSSMMDSDIERLPTLPLKDQLVELLYSEIIVVTAPDYIELAKVAFGHFLFKPEDLKEQAEHMSKQETALYRWLTQQSEKNTLKVDDVDVASIQLHNLIKGSAFWPQLMGMRASLTLEESRVLATQTAELFLSHYLVQ, encoded by the coding sequence ATGAATGTAAAAAGAAAAGGTCGCAGTGAGACCAAAAGAGAAGCCATCTTGTGCGCAGCAAAGCAAGCGTTCCAAGAGTTTGGGGTGCAAAACACCAGCATGGATAAGCTCTCTGCTATTGCACAAGTCTCTAAGCGTACGGTCTACAACCACTTCCCTTCTAAAGAAGCGATCGTGACAGAGTTACTAACCGAACTATGGCGTTCTTCAATGATGGATAGCGACATTGAACGTTTACCAACACTTCCTCTCAAAGATCAACTGGTCGAATTGTTGTACAGCGAAATTATCGTGGTAACCGCACCTGATTATATTGAACTGGCGAAAGTGGCTTTCGGACATTTCTTGTTTAAGCCGGAAGATCTCAAAGAACAAGCGGAACACATGTCGAAGCAAGAAACGGCCTTGTACCGTTGGCTCACTCAACAATCAGAGAAAAACACATTGAAGGTGGATGATGTGGACGTGGCAAGCATTCAATTGCACAACTTAATTAAAGGCAGCGCATTCTGGCCACAATTGATGGGGATGCGAGCTTCGCTAACCTTGGAAGAATCTAGGGTTTTAGCCACCCAAACGGCTGAACTCTTCCTAAGTCATTACTTAGTTCAATAA
- the rimK gene encoding 30S ribosomal protein S6--L-glutamate ligase, whose amino-acid sequence MRIAILSRNENLYSTMRLKQAGEERGHQVDVIDTLHCYMDITSNNPKIRYMGEELPKYDAVIPRIGASITFYGTAVVRQFEMMGTFCVNESVAISRSRDKLRSMQLLSRKGIGLPRTGFAHHPDNIQDVIKNVGGAPLVIKLLEGTQGIGVVLAETTKAAESVIEAFMGLKANIMVQEFIEEANGADIRCFVVGNKVIAAMKRQAKEGEFRSNLHRGGSAQLVKLSKEERATAINAAKVMGLNLCGVDILQSKNGPVVMEVNSSPGLEGIESATEKDVAGMIFDFIEKNAKPNANRTRGKG is encoded by the coding sequence ATGCGTATTGCTATTCTTTCTCGTAATGAGAATCTATATTCAACCATGCGCCTAAAGCAGGCGGGTGAAGAGCGCGGACATCAAGTTGATGTTATCGATACTCTGCACTGTTATATGGATATTACGAGTAACAACCCTAAGATCCGTTACATGGGTGAAGAATTGCCAAAGTACGACGCGGTTATTCCACGCATCGGTGCATCTATCACTTTCTACGGTACAGCGGTTGTACGTCAGTTTGAAATGATGGGCACATTCTGTGTGAACGAGTCAGTAGCAATCAGCCGTTCTCGTGACAAGCTACGCTCTATGCAGCTGCTATCACGTAAAGGCATTGGTCTACCTCGCACAGGTTTTGCTCACCACCCTGACAACATTCAGGACGTGATCAAAAACGTTGGCGGCGCACCATTGGTTATCAAGCTACTTGAAGGTACTCAAGGTATCGGTGTTGTTCTTGCTGAGACAACGAAAGCAGCAGAAAGCGTGATCGAAGCATTCATGGGCCTAAAAGCAAACATCATGGTGCAAGAGTTCATTGAAGAAGCAAACGGCGCAGACATCCGTTGTTTCGTAGTAGGTAACAAAGTTATCGCAGCAATGAAACGCCAAGCAAAAGAAGGCGAGTTCCGCTCTAACCTTCACCGTGGTGGTTCTGCTCAGCTTGTAAAACTAAGCAAAGAAGAGCGCGCAACAGCAATCAACGCAGCGAAAGTGATGGGTCTAAACCTATGTGGTGTTGATATTCTTCAATCGAAGAACGGCCCTGTGGTAATGGAAGTGAACTCTTCTCCAGGCCTTGAAGGTATCGAATCAGCAACTGAAAAAGACGTTGCTGGCATGATCTTCGACTTCATCGAGAAGAACGCAAAACCAAACGCTAACCGTACTCGCGGTAAAGGCTGA
- a CDS encoding helix-turn-helix domain-containing protein has product MAHIEKVPQRPGFSWRYRRIDEPAKEYDFHFHDDVFELVIHRHFTGILHIGHHELEVTHNQMLLIAPGVPHSIHSTLVESNCETHVIWFKREWIANLMFYCTELRKLDPLLKAANKGVVFSERTAQQVVDLLQELMKVPAMEQLSRFIHILSLVAHDEAAKTLMTHSYLSMSEHEQQERERVASVNAYLEQHFASKVTLADLANYLSLSESAVTRLFQKHFKEPFSQRLMKLRINHAADLLQSTELPIGIVFERVGYRNQALFNRHFKTYKGLTPRDYRQHYQQRIQP; this is encoded by the coding sequence ATGGCGCACATCGAAAAAGTACCGCAAAGGCCTGGTTTTTCTTGGCGCTACCGTCGTATTGATGAACCAGCGAAAGAATACGATTTTCATTTTCACGATGACGTTTTTGAGTTGGTTATCCACCGCCACTTTACTGGAATCTTACACATTGGGCATCACGAGCTAGAGGTGACCCACAACCAGATGCTGTTAATTGCGCCCGGTGTGCCTCACTCTATTCACTCCACGTTGGTAGAAAGCAACTGCGAGACTCATGTGATTTGGTTTAAGCGTGAGTGGATCGCGAACCTAATGTTCTATTGTACTGAGTTACGCAAACTGGACCCGTTGTTGAAAGCCGCAAATAAAGGAGTGGTGTTCTCTGAGAGGACTGCACAGCAAGTCGTGGATCTTCTGCAAGAGTTGATGAAAGTGCCCGCGATGGAGCAATTGTCGAGATTCATTCATATCCTATCTTTGGTTGCCCATGACGAAGCGGCAAAAACCTTGATGACGCATTCTTATCTTTCGATGAGTGAACACGAGCAACAAGAAAGAGAGCGCGTCGCAAGTGTGAATGCGTATCTTGAGCAGCATTTTGCCAGCAAGGTGACATTGGCCGATTTAGCCAATTACTTGTCGTTGAGTGAAAGTGCGGTCACACGATTGTTTCAAAAGCACTTTAAAGAACCGTTTAGCCAACGCTTGATGAAGCTACGAATCAACCATGCCGCGGATTTGTTGCAATCGACGGAGTTACCAATAGGAATTGTGTTTGAGCGAGTTGGGTATCGCAATCAAGCTTTGTTTAATCGCCACTTTAAAACCTACAAGGGACTGACTCCGAGAGATTACCGACAGCATTACCAGCAGCGAATCCAACCTTAG
- a CDS encoding LysR family transcriptional regulator produces MLNPVWLHTFKTLVEVGHFTQTAEKLYMTQPGVSQHIKKLEQACQHPLIKRENKSFELTEQGRMVYAYALELEEKEKNLLEDLSFDDPFAGHCKLACSGALALMLFDPLLEKQTQHRGLSIHLEAAPNQSILNGVADGRIDMGIVTYSPNKSVFQSEQIGREALCLILPKSYHGKTLTPELLRSCGVIGHPDAEHYMTLFFDQCAEPLLKEIKVSDMPLSGYVNQLSQILLPVSKGLGFTVLPYSAVESFPLREELYVAELKQPVYEDLFLVRKRSRTLPLRYQTIKEVLLDVIGGAHQ; encoded by the coding sequence ATGCTTAATCCAGTTTGGTTACACACATTCAAAACTCTTGTCGAAGTCGGCCACTTTACTCAGACAGCAGAAAAGCTCTATATGACTCAGCCCGGTGTCAGTCAGCACATCAAAAAGCTAGAGCAAGCTTGTCAGCACCCATTGATTAAGCGCGAGAACAAAAGCTTTGAGCTGACAGAGCAAGGCCGAATGGTGTATGCCTACGCGTTAGAGTTGGAAGAGAAAGAGAAAAACTTACTGGAAGATCTGAGCTTCGATGATCCTTTTGCAGGTCATTGCAAGCTGGCTTGTTCCGGAGCACTTGCCTTGATGCTGTTTGATCCACTGCTTGAAAAACAAACCCAGCATCGCGGATTGTCGATTCACTTGGAAGCGGCACCAAACCAGTCGATTCTAAATGGGGTTGCTGACGGCCGTATTGATATGGGCATCGTGACTTACTCTCCCAACAAGAGTGTTTTCCAAAGTGAACAAATTGGCAGAGAAGCGCTGTGTTTGATCTTACCAAAGTCCTATCATGGAAAAACGTTAACACCTGAGCTGCTTCGAAGTTGCGGCGTGATTGGTCACCCTGATGCTGAACATTATATGACGTTGTTTTTCGACCAATGTGCAGAGCCTTTACTCAAAGAGATCAAGGTCAGTGACATGCCATTATCGGGCTACGTTAACCAACTCAGTCAGATTCTATTGCCCGTCAGCAAAGGACTGGGTTTTACCGTTTTGCCCTACAGTGCGGTGGAAAGCTTTCCATTAAGAGAAGAGTTGTATGTGGCTGAGTTAAAACAACCAGTATACGAAGATTTGTTTTTGGTGAGAAAACGCAGCCGCACTCTGCCGCTGCGATACCAGACCATCAAAGAAGTATTATTGGATGTGATTGGTGGGGCTCATCAATGA
- a CDS encoding DUF5329 family protein → MKAKWTLLLTLSILPTFALAGVEQDISTLIKRVEQSSCTFIRNGKAYTNQEAAEHMRNKWDYAKDDVDSVDVFIKEVASKSWLSGKPYWVDCQDKRITSEEWLTSLMSPTNHIQ, encoded by the coding sequence ATGAAAGCAAAGTGGACGCTGTTACTTACATTAAGCATTCTGCCTACCTTTGCACTAGCAGGGGTAGAGCAAGATATCTCGACGTTGATAAAGCGAGTTGAGCAATCCTCTTGCACCTTTATCCGCAACGGCAAGGCGTACACTAATCAAGAAGCGGCAGAACACATGCGCAATAAATGGGATTACGCCAAAGATGACGTTGATTCTGTAGATGTGTTTATAAAAGAGGTTGCGTCAAAGAGCTGGTTATCTGGCAAACCATATTGGGTGGATTGCCAAGATAAACGCATTACCAGCGAAGAGTGGCTAACATCATTGATGAGCCCCACCAATCACATCCAATAA
- a CDS encoding sensor histidine kinase: protein MQRKRNGKTWLMVAIAAVLMLSCYSASREIARQWLSVQTQTEAQQKLLDYIGEVRRALKRFYHLPYLVTNNPETIAFVKGNLTYYEPLQTQLTQLDKAANTEGWLILSNSGEVLVSSLIEERFSLSDRKAIVEQIHSQAGGVSLVNKTKGSSPLYYLAAPIYDGLDIAGIVVVQINLSLLTEQTITSQDIITLQNRQQRFFLSSSSLYNADWFNEPSNTVQLETQRLYDNTNINLWTLNQQRYFAHTVKLDDLNWYVSYLTPSQPIQQTINVIGWSVAALLLLVVLLVIIGLQRRQKHINQQRIQALLEESQRRLKQMINKTHVGLLLIDEQGQLFDLNPMAKRLFCLPESVNRHAFAWELFDAGNPNSTTLKLLKDLPKHKELAEISTVETIARRSDSSVFPVLFSLTSFPWHGEQYFLATIIDISKRKKAEQSLQQINQELAQRVEERTQALKEAQSQLIESSKMAALGRMSSAITHELNQPLTGLRTLLTTNELLAERGETEMMKANNVLVQKLIDRMASMTSQLKTFAYNKPESLQAISLTSALEETLRVYQSQLDKVDVRVRVPHDLPNIMGEEQRLLQVLGNLVSNALDAMNNATNPQLNLIVNPTGNQVELIVSDNGCGVSDEMLESMFEPFQTSKKIGEGLGLGLAITANNMRDMNGHITVQKNEQNGLTFTLLFKSA from the coding sequence ATGCAGCGCAAAAGGAATGGCAAAACATGGCTTATGGTCGCAATTGCGGCAGTGCTGATGTTGTCTTGCTATAGCGCCAGTAGAGAAATCGCCCGTCAATGGTTGAGTGTGCAAACTCAAACCGAAGCTCAACAAAAACTGCTCGACTATATCGGTGAAGTTCGTCGTGCACTTAAACGCTTCTACCACTTACCTTACCTCGTCACCAACAATCCAGAAACCATCGCGTTTGTGAAAGGGAATCTGACTTATTACGAGCCATTGCAAACCCAACTGACTCAACTCGATAAAGCTGCCAATACCGAAGGTTGGCTAATCCTGTCTAACTCTGGCGAAGTATTGGTCTCGAGTTTAATCGAAGAGCGCTTTAGCCTGTCTGACCGAAAAGCGATTGTGGAACAAATTCACAGTCAAGCCGGTGGTGTCTCTTTGGTGAACAAAACCAAAGGTTCAAGCCCCTTGTATTATCTGGCAGCCCCTATTTACGACGGTTTAGATATCGCGGGCATTGTAGTGGTGCAAATTAACCTAAGCTTGCTGACCGAACAGACCATTACCAGCCAAGACATCATCACGCTACAAAACCGACAACAACGCTTTTTCTTATCAAGCAGTTCTCTCTACAACGCTGATTGGTTTAACGAACCAAGCAACACCGTTCAATTAGAAACTCAACGTTTGTACGACAACACCAATATCAACCTATGGACGCTCAATCAGCAACGCTATTTTGCGCACACCGTAAAGTTAGATGATTTGAATTGGTACGTAAGCTACCTCACCCCTTCTCAGCCGATTCAACAAACCATCAATGTGATTGGTTGGAGCGTAGCAGCGCTGCTCTTATTGGTTGTATTACTCGTCATCATTGGCTTACAACGCCGCCAAAAGCACATCAACCAACAAAGAATTCAAGCTCTGTTGGAAGAGTCTCAACGCCGCTTGAAACAGATGATCAATAAGACCCACGTTGGTTTGCTATTGATTGATGAACAAGGACAACTGTTCGATCTCAACCCAATGGCGAAGCGTTTGTTCTGTTTACCAGAAAGCGTCAATCGACATGCTTTTGCTTGGGAATTATTCGACGCAGGCAATCCCAATTCCACCACACTTAAGTTGCTCAAGGATTTACCTAAACATAAAGAGCTTGCAGAGATCAGTACGGTCGAAACCATTGCCAGACGCAGTGACAGTAGCGTCTTCCCTGTCTTGTTCTCGCTGACCAGTTTCCCTTGGCATGGCGAACAGTATTTCCTTGCGACGATCATCGACATCAGCAAGCGAAAAAAAGCCGAGCAATCGCTGCAACAAATCAACCAAGAACTGGCGCAGCGGGTAGAAGAGCGAACTCAAGCGCTAAAAGAAGCACAAAGCCAGTTGATTGAATCAAGCAAAATGGCCGCCTTGGGTCGCATGTCGAGCGCGATTACTCATGAACTTAATCAACCACTGACGGGCTTACGCACTCTTCTCACGACAAATGAGCTATTGGCAGAACGTGGCGAAACAGAGATGATGAAAGCCAACAATGTGCTGGTGCAAAAACTGATTGATCGTATGGCGAGCATGACGAGCCAATTGAAGACGTTCGCCTACAACAAACCAGAAAGCCTACAAGCGATTTCTCTTACCTCCGCACTCGAAGAGACCTTACGCGTTTATCAATCCCAATTAGACAAGGTGGATGTGCGTGTTCGAGTTCCTCATGACTTACCTAACATCATGGGTGAAGAACAACGGCTGCTTCAGGTGCTCGGTAATCTTGTCTCGAATGCGCTAGACGCAATGAACAACGCCACCAACCCGCAGCTCAACTTGATCGTCAACCCAACCGGTAATCAGGTCGAACTGATCGTCAGTGATAATGGCTGCGGCGTGTCGGATGAGATGCTCGAATCCATGTTCGAGCCCTTCCAAACCTCAAAGAAAATTGGTGAAGGATTGGGGCTGGGGTTAGCGATTACGGCCAACAATATGCGTGATATGAACGGACATATTACCGTGCAAAAGAATGAACAAAATGGGCTGACTTTCACTTTATTGTTCAAATCAGCTTAA
- a CDS encoding glycoside hydrolase family 1 protein, translating to MIKFPEHFLWGGAIAANQVEGSYNLGGKGLSTSDMLPNGILSPHQTREERTPGIKDVAIDFYNRYPEDIALFKEMGFNCLRLSLAWSRIFPNGDELEPNEEGLAFYDKIFDELAKHNIQPFVTLSHYEMPYALVENYGGWGDRRVIEFFERYARTVLERYKDKVKLWLTFNEINMSLHAPFTGVGLQEDASEQEIYQAIHHQLVANAKAVKLCQQIVPNGKIGNMLLGAINYPYTCNPDDVLAAMHENNKWLFFGDVQTRGQYPGYMKRYFRENGIEIQMEAGDLEEIASASVDFISFSYYASGCASADPKQKEVGNIVDSVPNPYLEKSQWGWLIDPKGLRVLLNFLHDRYQKPLFVVENGLGARDELDENGEIQDDYRIAYLNDHLVQAHEAILDGVELMGFTSWGPIDLVANSTAEMSKRYGYIYVDRHNDGQGTLERKRKKSFFWYQDVIRTAGGSLKN from the coding sequence ATGATTAAGTTTCCTGAACATTTTCTTTGGGGCGGTGCCATTGCTGCAAACCAAGTAGAAGGGTCGTACAACCTTGGGGGGAAAGGGTTATCGACATCAGACATGCTGCCAAACGGTATTTTGAGTCCGCATCAAACCCGTGAAGAGCGTACGCCGGGTATTAAAGACGTGGCGATCGACTTCTACAATCGCTACCCAGAAGACATTGCGCTGTTCAAAGAGATGGGCTTTAACTGTCTGCGCCTGTCTTTGGCATGGAGCCGCATCTTCCCGAACGGGGACGAGCTAGAACCTAACGAAGAAGGTTTGGCGTTCTACGATAAAATTTTTGATGAACTGGCGAAGCATAACATCCAACCTTTCGTGACCTTATCTCACTACGAAATGCCTTACGCACTGGTTGAAAATTACGGCGGTTGGGGCGATCGTCGCGTCATCGAATTCTTCGAACGTTATGCCCGCACCGTGCTGGAACGCTACAAAGACAAAGTGAAGCTGTGGTTAACGTTCAACGAAATCAACATGTCTCTACACGCACCATTTACTGGTGTTGGTTTGCAAGAAGACGCCAGTGAACAAGAGATTTACCAAGCGATTCACCACCAGCTAGTCGCAAACGCAAAAGCGGTAAAACTGTGTCAGCAAATCGTACCAAACGGCAAGATTGGTAACATGCTGCTTGGCGCCATCAACTACCCATACACCTGTAACCCTGATGACGTGCTTGCTGCAATGCATGAAAACAACAAGTGGTTGTTCTTCGGTGATGTACAAACACGTGGTCAGTACCCTGGCTACATGAAGCGTTACTTCCGTGAAAATGGCATTGAAATTCAGATGGAAGCAGGCGACTTAGAAGAGATCGCATCGGCAAGTGTCGATTTCATCTCATTCAGCTACTACGCAAGTGGCTGTGCAAGTGCGGATCCGAAACAGAAAGAAGTGGGTAACATCGTCGATAGCGTACCAAACCCATATCTTGAGAAGAGCCAATGGGGTTGGTTGATCGATCCAAAAGGCCTTCGAGTTCTGCTGAACTTCCTTCACGATCGCTACCAAAAACCACTGTTCGTCGTAGAAAACGGCTTGGGTGCGCGTGATGAACTCGATGAAAACGGTGAGATTCAAGATGATTACCGCATCGCTTACTTGAACGACCATCTTGTACAAGCACACGAAGCGATTCTTGATGGCGTTGAGCTGATGGGCTTCACCAGTTGGGGACCAATCGATTTGGTCGCAAACTCAACCGCTGAAATGAGCAAACGTTACGGTTACATCTATGTTGATCGCCACAACGATGGTCAAGGTACGTTAGAACGTAAACGTAAGAAGAGCTTCTTCTGGTATCAAGATGTGATTCGCACTGCGGGCGGCTCGCTCAAAAACTAA
- a CDS encoding PhoX family protein: MSKETFDATRYNQSNNKPFEEVLEASLSRRSILKGGLGISAMTAFGAFGLSGCNSSDSGTSAGSGSGVSSAVLNFDSIPGSLTDAVSIPQGYVAQVLVPWGTPLNAQGNAWKDDGSNTSTDQLNALGMHHDGMHFFSLNDSDTDGLLCINHEYIDTAALHPSGPTAVGGVRTIVDEVRKEINAHGVSVVRVQLEDNMWKLVDTDPLNRRYTGATVMDLSGPVANTELTVTRFSQDGSQARGTLNNCGNGFTPWGTYLTCEENWPGYFVNAGVRTEEQDRIGVDDTSTRYLWETLAGNAEERLDEFTRFNVEPTGASALDDYRNEANGHGYIVEIDPYTQNSRAKKRTALGRFRHEGCTFGKLEEGKPVVFYSGHDSRFEYLYKFESAATWDPADANPDNRLAMGDKYMDEGTLYVARFNEDSSGTWLPLTLDSTTVSGGTLADSFNSLAEIILNTAGAADLVGATPMDRPEWCTVDPFTGSVYLTLTNNTKRTEETNPANPRLNNKFGHVIRWDEGEAATDFTWDIFVFGSPANGDADTNRSSLTELNQFASPDGLAFDPRGILWIQTDNGADEVTSYTNDQMLAVVPSKLTDENGTQEVIGAENQAELKRFFVGPNGCEVTGFTISPDYKSLFVNIQHPGNWPYSDNAAEETPAGMTLRPRAATVVIRREDGGEIGV, encoded by the coding sequence ATGAGTAAGGAAACCTTCGACGCGACGCGTTACAACCAGAGTAATAACAAGCCTTTTGAAGAAGTACTGGAAGCGAGCCTATCTCGACGCAGTATCCTGAAAGGTGGCCTAGGTATCAGTGCGATGACCGCTTTTGGCGCATTTGGTCTATCAGGGTGTAACTCATCTGACTCGGGCACTTCTGCGGGGAGTGGTTCTGGCGTTTCAAGTGCAGTCCTCAATTTTGATTCGATTCCGGGCTCTCTGACGGATGCAGTATCGATTCCGCAAGGTTACGTAGCACAAGTATTGGTGCCATGGGGGACGCCTCTAAACGCACAAGGTAACGCTTGGAAAGACGACGGCAGCAACACAAGTACCGACCAGCTGAATGCATTGGGTATGCACCACGACGGCATGCACTTTTTCTCGCTAAACGACAGCGACACTGACGGCTTGTTGTGTATCAACCATGAGTACATTGATACCGCTGCTCTGCACCCAAGCGGTCCGACAGCTGTGGGCGGTGTGCGAACTATCGTCGATGAAGTTCGTAAAGAAATCAACGCACATGGTGTGTCTGTGGTTCGCGTTCAACTTGAAGACAACATGTGGAAGTTGGTGGATACCGATCCACTAAACCGCCGTTACACTGGCGCGACAGTCATGGATCTTTCTGGCCCTGTCGCGAATACAGAATTGACCGTAACTCGCTTCTCACAAGATGGCAGCCAAGCGCGCGGTACACTGAACAACTGTGGTAATGGTTTCACGCCTTGGGGGACTTACCTAACGTGTGAAGAGAATTGGCCGGGTTACTTCGTTAACGCTGGCGTTCGTACTGAAGAACAAGATCGTATTGGTGTCGATGACACTAGCACTCGTTACCTATGGGAAACGTTAGCGGGTAATGCCGAAGAGCGTTTGGACGAATTCACGCGATTCAATGTAGAACCAACAGGCGCAAGCGCATTGGACGATTACCGTAACGAGGCGAACGGTCATGGTTACATTGTTGAAATCGACCCTTACACGCAAAACTCACGTGCGAAGAAGCGTACTGCACTGGGGCGTTTCCGCCATGAAGGCTGTACATTCGGCAAGCTTGAAGAAGGCAAACCAGTGGTCTTTTACTCTGGTCACGACTCTCGCTTTGAGTACCTATACAAATTTGAATCTGCGGCAACGTGGGATCCTGCGGATGCTAACCCTGATAACCGCTTGGCGATGGGTGACAAGTACATGGATGAAGGCACGCTATATGTGGCGCGCTTCAACGAGGACAGCTCTGGTACTTGGTTACCATTGACGCTAGACAGCACGACAGTTTCTGGTGGTACTTTGGCAGATAGCTTCAATTCTCTAGCAGAAATCATCCTGAATACGGCGGGCGCAGCCGACCTTGTTGGCGCGACACCAATGGACCGCCCTGAGTGGTGTACTGTTGACCCATTCACAGGCTCGGTTTACCTGACGCTAACGAACAACACTAAGCGTACAGAGGAAACTAACCCTGCAAACCCACGTTTGAATAACAAGTTTGGTCACGTAATCCGTTGGGATGAAGGCGAAGCAGCAACAGACTTCACGTGGGATATTTTTGTGTTTGGTTCTCCAGCAAACGGTGATGCGGACACTAACCGTTCGAGCTTGACCGAGCTTAACCAGTTTGCGAGCCCAGACGGCTTAGCGTTTGACCCTCGCGGAATCCTATGGATTCAAACGGACAACGGTGCAGATGAAGTGACGTCTTACACCAATGACCAAATGCTTGCAGTTGTACCTTCAAAACTGACGGATGAAAACGGCACACAAGAAGTGATCGGTGCAGAAAACCAAGCTGAATTGAAACGTTTCTTTGTTGGCCCTAACGGCTGTGAAGTAACGGGCTTTACCATCAGCCCAGATTACAAATCGCTGTTTGTGAACATCCAGCACCCGGGTAACTGGCCATACAGCGACAATGCTGCAGAAGAAACACCTGCTGGGATGACACTGCGTCCACGTGCCGCGACGGTGGTTATTCGCCGTGAAGACGGTGGTGAAATCGGTGTTTAA